In Setaria viridis chromosome 5, Setaria_viridis_v4.0, whole genome shotgun sequence, the genomic stretch GAAATATGTATCAAATAATACTAATTTTTTACATACAACCTGCAAATTGTTGACccaaaaaatttaaaactttggccccgtttggtagagcttcggcttctcataaaacggcttcggcttcttcgatggagtggctttttttatgaagttgaagccgttttgcaaaatgtttggtaaaacggcttctcaatggcaatatatgtaattttatgatcacttaatgcttggagagagaggagaagccggtgaagccacttttttcggcttctcctctctagtgtaagccgttttgcggcttctccccgaCTTTGGTGGTGAAACTgttttgaaattgaccctttggtaggACTTCACCAAAAgtcggtggagaagcactttgagaagccctaccaaacgggaccttcaTATGCATAGTTGCTTGCACTTGCACGCCTTAAAAGAAAGAGGGGGTAGCAGGTGCCTtgaaaagagagggagaagcAAATACAAATGCCTTTAGTTCAAACCCTGCCGGCTAGTGGCTACACGTTCCACGTTTTCTTGCGGGCTAACCACACACAAACTAGTAGACAATGCTGACTGCAATTGTGCACAAGCAAGGCTTTCCCAACATGGACACCATGGAGAACCAAACCTTACAAGAAAGTTGCCCAATACATTCGCCGCAGCATAAAAGGCGCTTCTGCTTCAAAGTTCTGATTCTCTTCGGTACTCAACAGGGCACCTAGCCGCTGCTCAGAGTGCCTTAGGTGCTCCAAGAACAAACCTAGGAATTGTCACCTTCACTATCTGAATGAGAAAAAACAGTACACTTACGTGAACAGAGAGTTTCGTTTAGAACAAAATTTTGGCGCATTCATGTGCACCAATTCCTCACGCAGAGATTTTACATACTGGCCAGCTACACGATTAAGGTTCACTAACGATGCATAACAAACCACTGTGAAATCCCAGCCTTTTGTGTTAACATGATCATGACTGCGGTTTCTTGGCAAACCGCTGCAAGGCTTTTGGGAGTTCCATATCTTCACCTATACGCTGCTTCTTGTCAGGTCGCCCATCGACCTCCTTTGATTGATCCAAGAAGGGCCTCTTGGCTCTGAAAAcatcctcctctttcttcctgGTCCGCTTGCTGGGCTTGCTCCTGCCCTTggtcttcttcttgcgctcagTGTTCTTGGCAGCCTCAATAGCCTCTTCCATCTCTTCCTCAATCTCCTTCTTggtcttcttctctttcttcttcggAGCTCTTACAGTGGCTATCAAGTTTGGATTAAGCATGATAGTGTCCGGCAGGAGCTTGTCCATAAGAGCGTGAACCTCCTTCTCCCGCTTCTGCTTTGTAGTTTCCATGGGGTTGGCAACAAAGGTATCAAAGTTTGGCTCACCAGATCCTGGAACAAGGATGGATGACAGGCCCATCGAGTGCCCAATCCCCAGAATATCTTCGTAGGGCCGGAACAAAACTTTCCCAACCTGATAGCCCTTCATCATTCTGTGCTTCATGTAAAGCCTATAGTCATGCCCACCAAAATCCCTGTAGATCTCTACTAGAGATCCATTGCTGCAGGCCAAAAGCCCCTTCTGGCTAAAATCCAAGGATTGGGCACGTGCTGCATAAGAATTTACAACCTCATACTTTCTCAGGTCCCAGATTTTTATCTTCCTGTCAACACCTGCCGTTGCCATAAGATGACCACCCCTGTCAAATGCAACAGCAGTCACAGGGCCATGATGGCACAGCATGGTGACAAGGGGTTTCACACTTGTTGGCTTCCACATGGTAACTTTGCCACCAGCATGCCCCAGGCCTATGACAGCATTATAGGAATTGACCCGCATAACATCAGTTCGCCCCAGACCTGTCCTATAATTTGCAACCATCTCACCAGTGCTCACATCTTGGTAGTGCAGCTGCCCAAAGCTGTTTATTGAAGCCAAGAGGAATTGTTTAGTCAGAAACTGGAGTTTCAACGCTTTGCCATGTTCCTGTCAACACAGGAGAAGAGATCAGACTAACAAAAGAATACATCTTCACTGAGTTTAGGAAGATATCAAATCTATGCATTGAGGACAGACTGATGATAAACATCTCTCAAAATCTATGTTGCTAAACTGATTTGATGCTGGTTGCAAAACAACATAGTCCAAAGAAATTCAATCTAATAAGTCCATTTCAAGGCCCAGTGggataaaaaaggaaaacaaaagggtATTGAGTTGATTAAGTGACGATATCTCCTCGATGCAAGGCATTTTTACCACTGAACAGTTTGCATTCATGAACACTTCATTATATGTCCTGGATGCAAGGCATTTTTACCACTGAACAGTTTGCATTCATGAAAACTTCACTATATGTTGAACTGATAAGTGGACCATAGCCACATGTGAATCTCACAGACAACAGTACGTATTTTCCAAGAGCATGTGATCTGCAGTGCTGTTAATTAATTTTCCCAGCAATACTGAATATAGAAGTGTGCATGTGTTAAGTAACCAGTGAGCATATACTTCACAATTAGCTCAAGTGCCATATTTTCTGTTTAGTGCGATCATAAGATGAACATACAAAACAGGAACATTTACATTCTTTTCTActttttttctacaattttcaaTGAAAAATGTAAATAATAAAATAACAGAATTATCAACAACATTTTCCAAGAAAAGAAACTGCCTGTGCTTTACCTTCAGACAATGAATTTCTGTACCATGTCGATTATATATGTAAGGGTACCTGTTTCAAAAATATTCCAATGAGTAACTATGAAATGTTAACAGTATGACACAGGAAACAAAGATCAACAGCCTTAGACAACTGCCTCAAAGAATAAAGCATCGACAAAGCATATAACTTTTGCTTGATCTATCTAGTATAAACATTTTGATGTACAGAACCGTTCAATGTCTCAGTAAAGCAATCACGAACGGTTGCAGACAAGTAATTCAAAGCACTCAGAGCTCCAAACTCAAAGGGCAATTCTCAGCTGCTCCTACCTATGTCATTAACATTCAGATTATGTACTAGAAGTCTAATGCACTGCTAGAAATAGGCTTATTTTTCACAAGTGCTGTTCGCATGAGATAATATGACTCCAGGATATTTCTATGAGGAAAATGCAACATTTTGAATGACTTTATAGCCTGGTTGATCAACAAATTAAAGCACTTGTATAGTCTTATTTCTGAGACTCTAAGCAAAGGTTGTGCATCAATTTTAATATCCCTTTTTTCATACATGTTAATATATTATGAGAAAAACAACATGTTACACGgttcaaacaaaatcaaaaactTACTTTTTTTGAGCGACTGCATACAGCTGCTCATTATGTAAGAATGCCACATCGCGAACAGTTTCCCTCACCTGAAGAAACAAAAACCAGATAAGAGAAGTGTAATGCATGAAGCGGAAAAGAGACGTCTAGCAACAGCTGTGATTTAAGGCAGGAGGAAGTACCCAAAATGGGTGATGCAGaaaatatttttacaaaaaaatAGATACGTGCCATTAGCCTAAGGCCGCCAAACATCCCTCCACATAATAGTGTTCATCAAAGAAAACACAGATCAAAAACATAAATGATAAAATAGAGGAAGAGCCTCGTATAACTTCCTACTGTTCTAAGAAAATGACCAGCCTGGACTATGATAATCGATAACCAAAGTCGGTCCAAACTTAGCTGCAACCAATCAAAGTAtatgaaatgaaaaaagaaaatatatatcATAATATACAAGTGTAAGTTACTAATTGCATCACATGTAGAACCTGCATCTTGATAACTCTCTTTAGAGttatgttcgagaaaaaaataactCTTTAAAGTTGCCTAATTAATTGCTGACCCAGCAGACGAGATCGATAGTTCAGTGCTTACGAAGTTACCAATGCGATAAATGGGAGCTTGATCAATCACCAGCATAACTATTGTAACAACACCTTGATACTCGGAtactcccctccctccccctcccgggTGGTGCCACTGTCaagctaagagcaactccagcaatagcccCAACTTGAAGCTCCTACTTTTCTGAGTAGGGGCTCCTCCTACTTTCTGGATCCATGTTTTTTACTCTCCACTCCAGCAACAGCCCCTACTTTCATTATGACAAACGGGACCAACATGTCAGTGTCTTATTTTctccttatatttttttattgttttccGTACATCTCCGTTTCTCTCCTCTGTTTCTCTCCCGCACAGATCTCCCTCGCCTCCGCTCGATTGACCGCGGCTTCCCTCTGAAAGCAAAAGAAACGAGTCGCTCCTCCTTTGCCGGATAGCATGGCTCGGATGGCCAGCCTCCAACTGGTGAGCTCGGGACAGACGAGCTGGGGGCGGCCGTGGAGGGCACCACGGCCTACGCGCTCAGGGTGGCGAGCTCGGCCCAACCACGGCGGGATGCAGGCGAGGACAACGACGGGGTGGGCCCCGGCATAGGTACGActtctctctcatctctctGATCCTCTTCAGCCACGAGGCCCAGCCACAGCGGGATGCAGGCGAGGATGACGATGGGGTCGGGATTGGCGGCGCTTGGAGGCCAGCAAGCGCACGACGCATGGGGCTAGGCGCGCGGGATGGATGACGAGCAACGCATGGACCAGGCACGCAGAGTGGAGCGGCAAGCGACACGCGGGCCAGGCGAGCAGCCGGGCGAGGAGCGGTCACCGCGGCGGGGGCAGGACCCCAGGCTCCGTGGCGGCGGAATCGATCCGCCGGCAAGCAAATCGAATGGGGGTGGCGACGGATTCGCCGACGTAGAGGCTGGAGGGAGCTGGCCGGAGGACTGTGGAGGCTGGAGGACGGCGACGCACGAGGAAGAAGCAAATgggggagaagaagcggatGCGTGCGAGTCGAAACAGAAAAAACTACTGAGTAGGGGCCTCCCCAGTCACCCGTGGGAGATGGGGCTGGGAGGGTGGATTTGGGTGCCTCCCTACTCTAGGGACCCGAGTAGAGACCCTGCTAGAGTTGTGTTTTTGCCTCTCGGCCCCTACTTTTTGAGTAGGGGCcttgttggagttgctcttgaaTGGAAGCAAGGACAAAGCACTATGAGAGGAGCAATGGCTGTGTAGCATTGATCTGATCAGGCCAAGGGAGGCTGCATCGTGGATGTGACAAGGCAGGGGGAAGAATATGGACTGGCTGGTTCACTGCTGCTATTTTGCTACAGTCGCGCACCTCTCTTAAGAACAACTGCGTGAGCAGGCCAGCAAgggttttgttttttgtttgtttttttaccTGTAGAGGATAACAGAAAGAAACTCTGAAGAACTTTGAGTAACTTGGTGAAGATCCTTGATCTAGTTGCAGCCATCCTGCAAGTTCTTATATCGTGCATTATGGTGCAAGTTACTCCACTACAAACTATTAAGTTCTTTGAACTCACCTTCACACAACCCAAAAAGATTTCAAAATTATGACAACATAAAAAAATAGCCATTTCTAGGATACTTTATCTTTCGACTTTCACTCATATCACTAATTATTGTTTTAGTCTTCTCTAGCATCATTCCAcactaaaagaaaaaacaactcTTGCAGAGTAGCAGAATGAGAACGTGAACTTTCAAGAGGAAGTTCAAAGCCACAAGAGGGAAATGCTTCAATAGTAAAAGGATTGACCTGAAATTCCTTGATGAGATCAATATGCAGCATATCCATCATAGCAAGATGACCTTTACGTCCGCCTACTAGCATGTAGCGGCCATTTGATGTGTACTCTATAGTATAAGGACCAAGTACTGCAAAAAACAAGAGCCAGTAGCCCATAGCCCTCAGTGATCATAATCACAAAAGTTAATATAGAACATACAGATTTCTGGATCAACCACAATTGGAACTGGACATGCATGTAGGATTTGGTACATTATTATGTAGAAGCATTAGCGAACCAAAAGACAACTATTAGGGATTTTTTTAATTCTACAGGATCATGTAGGATCAACAAGGAAATAATATCAAACAGTTAGCAACTGGATTTGATAAGAGCAAAAGACAAATTATGTTGGCAATAATTCATAGAACACTAAAAACGGTTAACAAATTTACCAGGTAAGATCATATCGAATGGTTTTCTTGAACTCAAAAGATCCACCTCCTTCACAATCGATTCTTGTGGAAATCTATATGTCTTCTCCAAACCATCAGGCTCTAAGAAACCCTCCTCACTAGGCATAAGCCACTGCAAATGGAGTAAAAGAAATCCGAAAAGGACAAATTTTGAAATTAACAACAGCTAATTGAAAAGTATAGCCATCAAGTTATGAGAGTAGTAAGTCAAACTAAGGAAATTCATTGCTGTTCTAACAAACATATTTAAGTTATACAAGAAAGTCCCTAGGACTGGATTCAAAACAGTAGGCATTCCATGGTCCATGCCACAATTGTCTAAGAGCTAGGAGCTGATCTAAGACAACAAAAATTGTGCTCCAAAGCGAGTATGTTTAAACTTAGCAACAGTACTTTCAGGCCAATGCATAAAAAACTACAAACAGATCTTCCTGAggctttatcttttttccaGTAATGCTTTAGCGGCTCAGATAATACTTAGAATGCTAGCCCTATATGTGCAACTACTCACTTCATCAGTTCATCCAAATCAGATTCCTGTGAAGCAGCTAAACATCAATTGGGTCAATGGGTGGTACAAAAACAAACTATAAAAGTCGCAGGTTTTCAGTATCatatttagggcctgtttggatatgCTATTGCCAAAGTTTAgtaagtgctaaagtttagcacttccaCCCATTAGCACTCCCTTTTGGAGACATGGCTAATGGATAGAGCTAAAGTTCATGAAATGTCACTCACTTTTACCCCTTCATCTCCTCACCTTCcacctttctctctccccttttGGTCTTTTCACAAGCCATTAGCACCCATTACCTCCTCCCCACCAGCTAATGCTTttttacactttttttttttggggggggggggagttgctaaagtttagccctcccGTTTGGATGTGCTAATGCATAGGTGCTAAACATTAGCACCTTCATCCATTAGcacttggatccaaacaggcccttacttGTCTCATCCAACTAACGTTCACAGTGACACCTAAGATTCTAGTGAGACACCAAGTTGCATATTTTGCAATCCAAGTATAAATTTGTAGACATTTTGAAGAAATTCATAAGCATGCAAGAAAAAGGGGCGACCtgttcagcctttgcagcagctTTCGCAGACTGGCCATAGAGCTTCTCTTTGACAACGAGCTGGCCTTTCAACTTCTTGTCCTTAAGCGCCTACGGAGCCATTCCAAAACCAAACAAGTCAATGAGCAGTTTCAAGAGTAAGATAGTAACATAGCTGGCCCAACAAATTGATTCCAAAGTAGCATGATTAGCACTTGTAAGAGCACAATAACGGATTACCTTCAAGTCAGCACCCTTCCCCCGCGCATACTTCTCCACCTTCATCTCCAGCTCGTCCTCAGCGTCCTGCTAGCGCCATTAATGCAGCGAATGATAGATAAGCATAAGATGGCCGCATGAATGGGGAGAAAAATAAGCGAATCTCTTAAAAACATTTTCGGCATTCACCCGCGCCGGTGCCATGGCGACGCCCCAACGCAGAAGACGGCAGCAGGCCGACAAGCTAGCGCTGCCTGTTTGGGGGAGCTTCTCCGGTTTGCTTTTCGgaagggcggcgccgccgggagggGGGCGGGGCGGCTTGGAGCAGCGGCGCGCGAGCGTCCCGTCGAGGGTAGGGGCGCGGCGATGTCTGCCGAGGAGGGCTAGGCGGCGGCCCTGGACggaaggacggcggcggcaaggacggGGATGGGAGCTCAGAGCGGCGTCAGCTGTCGAGGGAAGAGAGCAGCGACGGTCGTCGAGAAGAGCTTCGCGCGGCGGCAGCCGTTGAGGGAAGGGAGCGGCGACGGCTCTCGACGGGACGGCGGCCCGGTGGCGACGAGGGCGGCCGGACTCGCAGCGACGGCCTACAGGGGATGGAGCCGCCAAACGTGGCACCGGTAGTAGGGTTTTTCTCCCTTCGTGGTCGTAGACAGACTCACGGGCTGCCCAGGCTGGGCTTGCTGTTTCCATGCTTCCCCGACGTGCTGGGCTGCCCAGGCTGAGCGTACGAGGAGTTGGGCTGCATTAGTGCCGACTGTTGATCGTGGGCTGTCGGAATTGGATGATACGTTAGGTGACTCCATAACAGCGGCCATATTCGCTAACGAGCTAACGGGCCATATTCGCTAACGAGCTAACGGGCCATATCCGCTGCAGTGGCCGTTCCACTCGGATGGATCAGGATGAAAAATTCACATCGAAAACGAAACAAGAAGCTAGCTGTGGGCCTAGTAGTGCTCGGCCTTCCGCCAATCGTATCCGGTTTCCGGAAGCCCGTGGCTTCCACTGTTTGACATTCGTGCGTGCATCCTCATCCGTCCGATGCGTTCCCTTCTCTCTCAACTCCTTCTCTCCtcgagccgccgcccgccttgcTGCTGCCACCTGCGCTTCGCcgtccggcggccgccgccccggccgagGAGCTCCACCGCCGGGCCCTGCGGCCGCGCGCCTCCGGTGGCGCTGCGGCCGCGTCACTGCCCCCGCCCCCACTCCTCCCCCGATGCGCTGACGGAGCACGACGTGAGGTGCGTGCACCCATCGCCATCATCCCATCCCGTCCCTTGCAAACGCAACTGCTGCTTGCATTTCTGGTTTGCTTCCTCCGCTAGCCGCTGCCTGCCGCGCCATCGTCGATGCATGCGTTTGGATTCCTTCGCCTGCCTGCTCTAGTTGAATAATTTTGAATCCATCCAAGCAATGAAGCTAAGTGACCCGGCCGCCGGACCCTAGATTGACGAGTACCTGCGCTAGTACTAACAGGTCTGGATATATATAGTATGTTGTGCGCGTGGCTTGTTCTTCTACTGGATGTGATGATTGTGCGCGTGGCTTGTTCTCCTACTGGATGTGCTTGCGCGCGTGGTTTGTTCTGATTATTCTCCGGTTGATTGAACTCTGAACTGTGTTGTTCTTCTGCTCCTGGAAGTGACTGATTTTTCTCCAGTTGATTGGACTCTGAACTCCTAATCCATGGATTGATATATTTTGTTGTCAACTACAAATAGCATAACTCCATATCGTCCAATCTGTGTGCATCCATCTAGTGTGCTTAGTTCCATCTATCAATCGATTGGGTTGGCTGTTTGCGAATGACTACTACCAGTCGACCGTATAGGTTGGTTTGTGTGATTTCTTAGAGAGTTAGCTTCCTTGTTGAACAGCGAGGCCATGCTATTTGTTCATCTCGATCGACCTTGCTCGTCTAATAGTCCCGCTCGGCTTAATTGCATGTGTAGTCGACTTAATCTGTGGGTCAGGCATGatagaaattcaaattttgtgacATCGATCTGCTACTGGAGTTGAGTTGATTACCACTCTAGCTATTAGCTGACTAGCTGCTTGCTGACCTCCATGGGTTGGGTTCATTCTGGGTGCACGTGCTTACGAGGTCCCTGAACAAGCCGCACGTCTTGGAGGCCCTCTTCTGTGGTGTGTACTCCTTCCACCTTCTCTAGCGAAACACATGACCCATCACATCCAGCCCACCAGGTCTACGTAGTGCCTCCCAGTTTATTGGACTCGAGAGTATATGATGCCCATCATATATGATGCCCATCATATAATACAGATGTAATTCCAGTACTATGTACACATACAAGCTAGTATATTTTCACTGTACTCCACACATGGCTCATCACATCCAGCCCATCAGGTCTACGCAGTGCCCCCTAGTTTATTGGGCTAGAGAGTATATGATGCCCATCATGTAGTACAGATGTACTTCTAGTACTATGTACACATACAATCTAGTATATTTTCACTGCACTGGAGTAGTTAAATTAATAATGACACATTTACAATATCCTGGGCATTGCTAATTAATTAAGGCGCGCCAATATACTCGTACCCGTAGGAACTACGACCAGCTGCCACCTGAAAGCATTCATGCAAAGAGGATAGAAGAACACGCCATGTCCGTGGTAAGGCTGTGCATCGCAAGAACTAAGAAGAACAAAGGACTTGGCATTGGTTTTATCGTGGTCAACACCGCAAACAAGCTTGTGGTCATGACTTGTGGCCACTCGTTAAATGAATGGGTTAAGGGCACAAAGGTAGGCGTCACATTCTATAACAGGAGAGATTCTAGTGCTGAAGCGATGT encodes the following:
- the LOC117857612 gene encoding probable U3 small nucleolar RNA-associated protein 7 isoform X1, with the translated sequence MAPARQDAEDELEMKVEKYARGKGADLKALKDKKLKGQLVVKEKLYGQSAKAAAKAEQWLMPSEEGFLEPDGLEKTYRFPQESIVKEVDLLSSRKPFDMILPVLGPYTIEYTSNGRYMLVGGRKGHLAMMDMLHIDLIKEFQVRETVRDVAFLHNEQLYAVAQKKYPYIYNRHGTEIHCLKEHGKALKLQFLTKQFLLASINSFGQLHYQDVSTGEMVANYRTGLGRTDVMRVNSYNAVIGLGHAGGKVTMWKPTSVKPLVTMLCHHGPVTAVAFDRGGHLMATAGVDRKIKIWDLRKYEVVNSYAARAQSLDFSQKGLLACSNGSLVEIYRDFGGHDYRLYMKHRMMKGYQVGKVLFRPYEDILGIGHSMGLSSILVPGSGEPNFDTFVANPMETTKQKREKEVHALMDKLLPDTIMLNPNLIATVRAPKKKEKKTKKEIEEEMEEAIEAAKNTERKKKTKGRSKPSKRTRKKEEDVFRAKRPFLDQSKEVDGRPDKKQRIGEDMELPKALQRFAKKPQS
- the LOC117857612 gene encoding probable U3 small nucleolar RNA-associated protein 7 isoform X2, producing the protein MAPARDAEDELEMKVEKYARGKGADLKALKDKKLKGQLVVKEKLYGQSAKAAAKAEQWLMPSEEGFLEPDGLEKTYRFPQESIVKEVDLLSSRKPFDMILPVLGPYTIEYTSNGRYMLVGGRKGHLAMMDMLHIDLIKEFQVRETVRDVAFLHNEQLYAVAQKKYPYIYNRHGTEIHCLKEHGKALKLQFLTKQFLLASINSFGQLHYQDVSTGEMVANYRTGLGRTDVMRVNSYNAVIGLGHAGGKVTMWKPTSVKPLVTMLCHHGPVTAVAFDRGGHLMATAGVDRKIKIWDLRKYEVVNSYAARAQSLDFSQKGLLACSNGSLVEIYRDFGGHDYRLYMKHRMMKGYQVGKVLFRPYEDILGIGHSMGLSSILVPGSGEPNFDTFVANPMETTKQKREKEVHALMDKLLPDTIMLNPNLIATVRAPKKKEKKTKKEIEEEMEEAIEAAKNTERKKKTKGRSKPSKRTRKKEEDVFRAKRPFLDQSKEVDGRPDKKQRIGEDMELPKALQRFAKKPQS